The DNA segment GCCGAAAGGCGGGTCCGCAATGGATGACGCAGCCAGGAACACGGAATCGGCCGCCCGCCGGGAGGCGGGGCCCGGCTCCGCGGGCGGCGGGGCGGAGATCCGGCCGTTCGAGCCCAAGACCTCGCCCCGGGGCGGGGCGGTGGCGAAGGAAGGACCGGATGCCAAGGCCGATATCCCCGCGCCGGCTGCGCCCGCCGCCAAGCGGCGGCCTCGGCGCGACCGGACGCGCCGGCTGCTCTTTTCGCTCATGCCGATCGCGCTGATCGCCGGCGGCTATACTTACGTCACCGGCGGGCAGGTGATGACGACAGACAATGCCTATGTGCAGGCCGATATCCTGGGCATCTCGACCGATGTCGCCGGCGTCGTCGGCGAGATCGACGTCCGCGACAACCAGGAGGTGAAGGCCGGCGACGTGCTGTTTCGCCTGGACGACAGGCCGTTCCGCTTCGCGCTGGAGCGGGCCGATGCCCAGCTCGGCGTGGTCGGCAACGATCTCGAGGCGCTGAAGGCGAGCTACAAGGGCATGCAGGGCCAGATCGAGCAGGGCCATACCGACATCGCCTTCTATGAGACTGCCTTCAAGCGCCAGCAGGATCTCGCCACCAAATCGGTCGCCTCGCAGGCGACCTTCGATCAGGCCAGGCACGATCTCGACGGCGCGCGGCTGAAGCTCGCGCAGCTCGAAAGCCAACTCAGCGGCATCGCCGCGAGCCTCAACGGCAAGCCCGACGCGCCGGTCGCGGAGCATCCGCGCTACAGGGACGCGGTCGCCGCGCGGGCGGAGGCCGAGCGCCAGCTCGACCATACGACGGTGCGCGCGCCGATGAACGGCATCGTCACCAACGTGCCCTCGCTGCAGAAGGGCCAGTATCTGGAGGCGGCGACCAGCGCCTTCAGCCTGGTCTCGACCGGGCATGCCTGGATCCAGGCCAATCCGAAGGAGACCGAGCTCACCTGGGTGAAGCCCGGCCAGACGGCGCGGATCCATGTCGACACCTATCCGGGCGTCGTCTGGACGGGCACGGTCGACAGCATCAGCCCGGCCTCGGCGGCGAGCTTTTCGCTCTTGCCGGCGCAGAACACCAGCGGCAACTGGGTCAAGGTCGTGCAGCGCATCGCCATGCGGGTGAAGATCGACACGCCGGCCGAGGGGCCGCAATTGCGCTCCGGCATGAGCGTGACGCTCGAGATCGACACCGGCCATGCGCGCGGCCTGCCGTCCTTCGTCACCGACATCCTCGGCACGAGCAAGGCCGGGAACGGCTAGAGAGGCCCGCCATGGCCCGCGCAGCCGCCACGGCCCCGATCGTCGCCCATCGCGGCGCCATCACCGCCTGCGTGATCCTGGCGGTGATCATGCAGGCGCTCGACACCACCATCGCCAATGTCGCGCTGCCCTATATCCAGGGCAGCGTCTCGGCCAGCGCCGACCAGGTCAACTGGGTCCTGACCTCCTATATCGTCGCGGCGGCGATCATGACGCCGCCCTCCGGCTTCCTGGCGGCGCGCTTCGGCCGCAAGCGCGTGCTTTCGGTCGCGATCATCGGCTTCGTCGTCGCCTCGATCCTGTGCGGGGCGGCGCAGTCGCTGCCGCAGATCGTCGGCTTCAGGCTGCTGCAGGGGATCTTCGGAGCCTCGCTCGTGCCGCTCTCGCAGAGCATCCTGCTCGACATCTACACGCTGGAGGAGCGCGGCTCCGCCATGGCGATGTTCGGCGTCTCGGTCATGGTCGGGCCGGTGCTGGGCCCCGTGCTCGGCGGCTGGCTGACCGAGAACCTGTCCTGGCGCTGGGTGTTCTACATCAACCTTCCGCTCGGCATCCTGGCGCTGGCCGGCGTCTCGATCTTCGTCACCGAGACGAAGGCCGGCACGCTCAACCGGTTCGACTGGATCGGCTTCGGCGCGCTCAGCATCGCGATCGGGGCGCTCCAGCTCTTCCTCGACCGCGGCGCCCAGCTCGACTGGTTCGATTCCCCGGAGATCCTGATCGAGGCGGCGGTCTGCGCGGCTGCGCTCTACGTCCTTTTGGTGCACACCTTCACGGCCGAGAACTCCTTCATCAAGCCGCGCATGTTCCTCGACCGGAACTTCAATGTCGGCCTGATCTTCATCTTCATCATCGGCATCTGCTACCTCGCCTCGCTCGCGCTGCTGACGCCCTTCCTGCAGACGCTGCTCGGCTATCCGGTGGTGACGGCCGGCATCATCATGGGGCCGCGGGGCCTGGGCACGATGGCCTGCATGTTCATGGTCGGGCGGCTGATCGGCAAGGTCGATACCCGCTTCCTGCTCGGCGCCGGCTTCCTGGTCAGCGCCTGGGCGATGTACGACATGGCGAGCTGGACGCCCGACGTCTCGCAGGGCCGCATCATGCTGACCGGCTTCGTCCAGGGCGGGGGCCTCGGCCTGCTCTTCGTGCCGCTGACGACCGTCACCTTCGTCACGCTGCCGGCGCAGTATCGCGGCGACGGCACCGGCCTCTACAACCTCTCGCGCAATATCGGCTCCAGCGTCGGAATCTCGCTGGTCAGCTATCTCCTGACCCGCAACCTCCAGGTCAACCATGCCGAGATCGCGGCCTACGTCACGCCCTTCAACCGTCTCTTGGAGATGCCGGCGATCAGGCATGCCTGGGACCCGACGACGCTCGCCGGGCGCGCGGCCCTCGACGAGGTCATCACCCGCCAGGCGATGATCATCGCCTATGCCAACGACTTCAAGCTCCTGATGATCCTCTCGCTCGCGGCCCTGCCCTTCCTCGTCCTGCTGCGCACGCCGGGCCGGCAGGCCGCGCCCACCGGCGACCACGCCGTCGTCATGGAATGACGAAGCGGCCGGCGCGGCTCGAATAGCCCGCGATTTCGGCGAAAGGGATCACGTTGGATTCATAATCGTCGGCTATGGTGAAATCATCGCCGGCCGACGAGGATCACAGCGTAGATCCGCCGCTGAGATATCAAGGACTGCCATGTTTTCCGAAATTCTGAACAAATTCATTACCAAGCTATACGCTATCGATTACGTCACGCCGTTTCTTATCCTGGCGACGGCGCTGGTCTGCGCGGCGATCGTCTATCTGCGAAAGGTGAAAGACAAATCCTTCCGCGATTTCTTCGACTTCATGTTCCCGGAGGAGATCATCCTGCATCCGTCGGCGCGCGCCGACGCCATGTTCTGGGTCACCAAGAAACTGTTGATGCCGTTGCTGCTCATCCCGGCCGGCGCCACCTTCGTTGCCGCGGTCGGCTATGCCACGAACCGCGCGATCAGCTGGGGCTTCGGCATCGAAGGGCCCTTGATCGAAGGCCCGCCCGGCCCGATCACGCTCGTGATCTTCACCGTGACCATGCTCCTGGCCTACGACATCTCCTATTATCTCTATCACGTCGCGCAGCACCGCTATCCGTTCCTGTGGGAGCTGCACAAGGTGCATCATTCCGCCGAGGTGATGGTCGGCATCACCAAGGATCGCGTGCATCCGCTCGACGATCTGATGAACCGGATGTGGGACGGGGTCATTCCGGGGATCTGCTTCGGCGTCTGGAGCGTGATCGCGCTCAATCCGGTGGAGGTCGTCGTCTTCGGCCTCAACGTCTATGTCCTGCGCAACATCCTGATGATGGATTTCGTGCGGCATACCCATCTGCCGATCTCCTTCGGCCCGCTGGACAAATATGTCCTGTCCCCGCACTGGCACCAGGTTCACCACAGCGTCGACCCGCGCCATTACGACAAGAATTTCGGCCTGCTGCTGTCGATCTGGGACCGGTTCTTCGGCACCTCCTATGTTCCGGACCCCGACGAGAAGCTGAAGTTCGGGCTCGTCGACCGGGATGTCCGTGACTATCAGTCGCTGGCGGGCCTCTACATCCTGCCGCTCAGGAAGATGTGGCGCCACATCGCCCGCCGGTTCCGGCGGCGGCAGGCCGATGGCGGGCAGGCCGGGGACGCGGCCTCGTCATGAACGTGCGCGCATCGCCCGGCGGCACGGCCGCCGAGCGCCTGGAGATCGTCGAAACCGCCGACGGCCTCGCCGCGCTCGCCGAGCCGTGGACGCGGCTGTGGCGGGATTGCGGGGCCCTCGTCTTCCAGAGCCATGGCTGGATTTCGGCCTGGTGGGGCACGATCGACGATCCGCGGCGGAGCGCGCTGCGCATCGGCCTCGTCTGGCGCGGCGAGCGGCTGGTCGCGGTCCTGCCGCTGGCGATCACCCGGCGCAAGGGCCTGCGCTTCCTCGAATGGGCGGCGATCGCCCATTCCGATTACGGCGACCTGATCCGCGCTCCTGACTGTCCCGAAGCGGCGCTGGACAGGCTGTGGGCGCTGGTCTGCGCGGCCGGCGGCTTCGATCTCGCCTTCGTCAACCGGCTCCAGCCGGATGCGGCGGCGTGGCGCCTGTTCGATCCCGGCAAGGCCCATCCCGTGCGGCTCAGGCCGAACCACAGGCAGGAGATCAGCTCGCGCATCGCCGGCGGCTGGGAGAGCGGGGCGGCGTGGCTTGCCGGCCACCCCAAGAAGACCCGCCAGAACTATCGCCGGGGCATCAAGATGCTCGAGGAGGCCGGCACCGTCGCCTTCCGCCTGCTCGGGCCCGAGGAGCCGCTCGATCCCGTGCTGGAGCGGCTTTCGGCCCTCAAGCGGCAATGGCTCGTGAGGAATGCGCGCAGCTCGGTGCTGTTCGACGACGGGAAAGCGGCTCTGGAGGCGCTGGTCGCCGTGCTGGCGCGTGCCGGCGTGCTGCGTCTCTTCGTCATCGAGGTGAACGGCACGGCGGTCGCCATCTCGGTCAATTTCGTCGAGCGCGACACGCTGATGGCCTGGGTGACGAGCTATGATCCGGAATTCGCCCGCGCCTCGCCCGGCACGGTCCTGATCTTCGACTATGTGCAATGGGCGATCGATCACGGCCTTGGCGGCGTCGACCTGCTCTGCGGCGGCGAGGCCTTCAAGGACAAGCTCGCCACCGAGGTCGTTCCGCTGCGCTCCCTCATCGGCGCGGGCTCCGCGAAAGGCGCGCTCGCGCTGTTCGTGGACGGGCTGCGCCGGAGATTCGCGGGCTTCTCCCGCCGGGGAGCGGAGATCGACTGTTAACGATGTTTCCGCGAGGCGGCCGCGGATGATGCGGAATGATAAGGATTGGCGCGCTAGCTGAGGGTCCGATCGTCCCCTCAGCGGCGGTCGCGAGACGTGGCCTATACGAAAAGATCGGACATGCGAACCGTCCCGAAGGAGCAAGATCACCATCGCGCGCGCCGGCCGTGGGACGTGGCCGCCTGCCTGTCGTCGCGGCGGTCGTGATGTCGGCTGCATCCGAACGCGACGCGGTGACGCTCGACAAGATCGGGGCCTTCCTCGAGCTCGACTTCCGGCGCCTGTCCGTCTGGCTCAGGGCCGGCCTGCGCCTGGCCTGCCTGCTTGCCGTGATCGGTGCGATCGCGGCGGGCGCCTATGCGCTCATGGCCGAGCGGCGCTACACGGTCACGACCGATATCCTGATCAATCCGGCCAATCTCCAGGTCGTCCCGAACGATCTCTACCCGTCGGCGAACCAGCCCGACGGCCAGGTGCTCAGCACCCGCAGCAAGCAGCGCATCCTGACCTCGGGCAGCGTCCTGTCGCGGGTGGTGCAGGCGCTGAATCTCGCCGAGGACCCCGAATTCGTCGATCCCGGCCGCAGCGGCAGCGCCGAATCCGATCCGAAGCTGACGGCGCTCAAAAGCCTGGCGAGGCGGGTCGATGCCGAGGCGGACGAGAAATCCTTCGTGACGACGCTCTCGGTCTCGGCCACCAGCGTCGACAAGGCGCTCCTGCTCTCGCAGGCGATCGTCAAGGCCTTCCAGGAGGAATTGGCCGAGACCGAGGCCTCGGGCGCCGGGCGCGCCGCGGCAGCGCTCGACAAGCGGTTGGACCAGCTCAGGAAGGACGTGCAGAAGGCCGAGCAGAAGGTCGAGGCCTATCGGCGCGACAACGATCTCGCCGCCAGCAACGGCCAGCTCGTCTCCTCGCAGAAGCTGACGCCGCTCAACAACCAGATCATGGAGGCGCAGTCGCGCGTCATCGCCGCGCAGGCGAACCTCGACGCCCTGGTCGCCTCCGGCGCCGGTGGAACCTATGTCTCCCCCGATGTCTCGGGCGCGCTGATCGCGCTGCGCGAAAGGGCCAACAGCCTCAAGCAGCAGCTCGATTCGCAAGCCATCACCTTCGGCGCCCGCCACCCCTCGCTGCTCAGCCTCAAGGCGGCCTACGAGACCACCAATGCACAGCTCAAGGCGGAGTTTGCCCGCCTCGTCGCTTCGGCCAGGCTCGAGCTCGACAAGGCCAAGGCCTCGCTGAACTCGCTCAACGCCCAGATGCTCGACCTCAAGGGCAGCGTCTTCAGCGACAACGATTCCGAGGTCGCGCTGCGCGAGCTGCAACGCGACGCCGCCGCGAAGACCGCCGTCTACGAGAACTTCCTGGCGCGGGCGCGGCAGATCACCGAGCGCGAGCAGATCGACACCACCAACGTCCAGGTGATCTCGGCCGCGGTGCCGCCGCTGAAGCGCGCCTGGCCGCCATCGGCCGTCATCCTGATCGGGCTCGGCGCGATCGCCGGTTTCGGGCTCGGCCTGTTCCTGGCGATCGTCCGGGGCATCGCCGGCGACATGCGCCTGCCGCCCGGCCGGCCCTAGGGCCATGGCGAAGCGGATCGTCTTTCATATCGCCAGCCTCGGCGGCGGCGGCGCCGAGCGTGTCTTCGTGCTGATGGCCAACGAACTGGCGGCGCGCGGCCACGACGTCACGCTCTTCACCTGGAACGCCCAAGGCCCCAACGCCGCTTTGCTCTCGGGCTCGGTGCGGCTCATCGATTTCGGCCTGCCCGTCCGGGAGGGGGGCTACGGCAAGGCGGCGACGCTGAAGAGCACGCTGCGCAGCGCGCGGCTGCTGCGCCGGCTGCGTCCCGACGCGGTCTACAGCGCCCCGGAATTCGCCAACCTCGTCATGGCGCTGGCGCTGATGCTGGCCCGCAGCCCTGCGCGGTTCTTCCCGAGCTTCCATGCTGCCGCCGCCCTGTCCTCCGGCAAGGCCGGGGCGAAGCTGGCCAAGCTGCTCTCCCGGCTGGTCGCGGCGCGCGCGACCACGGCCATCGCCGTCTCGCAAGGCGTCGCCGCCGATCTTGCGGCGCTGGGCTTTCCCGCGTCCGGCATTGCCGTCATCCACAATCCGCTGCCGCCGGCGGCAGCGCCATCCGGGCGCGGCCATGCCTGGCGCGGCGCACTTCAGGCCATGGGCGAGGGCCCGGTCGTCGCCACCGCCGGCCGCCTCGTCCCGGTCAAGGACCACCGGACGCTGCTCGAGGCCTTCGCGATCCTGCGCGCCCGGCGCCCGGCCCGCCTCGTCGTCTTCGGGGACGGGCCGCTGGCGGGGGAACTCAGCGCCTTCGCGGCGGATCTCGGCATCGGCGCGGATGTGCTGTTTCCCGGCTATGTCGACGACCCCGCCGCCTGCTACGCGGATGCCGATCTGTTCGTCCTGTCGTCGACGAGCGAGGGTTTCGGCAACGTCCTGATCGAGGCGATGGCCGCCGGCGTCCCCGTCGTCTCGACGGATGCGCCCCATGGTCCGCGCGAGATCCTCGCCGATGGCCGCTTCGGCGCGCTCGTGCCGGTCGGCGACGCTAAGGCGATGGCCGCGGCGATGGAGGCCATGCTCGACCGGCCGACGCCGACGGCCCTCCTGTCGCTCAGGGCAGGAGACTTCACGGCCGAAAAGATCGGGGACCGCTACGAGGCTCTGCTGGGGTAAGGCGTGAGTGCCGGTCAGGCGAGGACGAGCCGGATCGTGACCCCTTCCTCGCCGACCTCGCCACGCCAGGCGAGGCGCGTCGCCGGCTCCCGGACGCCGAAGCGCGGCGAGACCCAGCCGCCCTGGCCCGGCCTCTCGCCCCCGGCCCGCATCGCGATGGCGGCATCGGGAAAGCGGATGGTCATGATCGCCCGCCCGCCGCGCGATAGTGTGACCGCGCTTCCCTGCTGGCTCGCGGCGATATCGGCGGCGAGCTGGAACACGATCTCGGCCGTCCGGCGGCGGCCGAGCAGCCGGTCGGTCACCACGATCGCGTCGCCGTCGCGGGCGAGGCTGCGCTGATGCAGGACGCCGAAGCGGCCGCGATAGCCGTCGTGCCGGGCCGATAGCCTCCAATGCGTGCCGGGCTTGCTCTCCACCAGGGTAGCATCGGCCTTGTGCGACCAGTTGAACGGCCCCGACGCGATGCTCTGGCTCGCGCCGTCGAGGTTCAGCGTGTTGTGCGCCGGGGTGGAGCGGAACCAGTCGCGCCACACGCCTCCCGAGCCGTAGAGCCAGGTGCCGGGATCGACCAGCACGGGATCGCCGTCGATGCACAAGGTCAGCGACAGCGCGTCGGCATGGCCATGGGCCGCGATCGCGAGATAGCCGAGCGGGCCGTGGTCGAAGGTCAGCGCGACGGCGCGCTCCTTCATGCTGCCGCGCCAGATCGAGAGGCCGCCCCGCTCGAAGCTGCGCAGCCCCTCGGGCGCCGGGGCCGGCTGTGGCGGCGCGCCGAAGACGAGGGCGCGGATATCGCCGGGCTCGGGCGCCTCGCCCGGCAACCGCAGGAAGCCGTGAATGGCGGCTGCGACCGAGCGGACATAGCCGTCCTCGGCGCCAAGCGTCAGCAGGCGCCCGTCGTCATCGTCGCCGAAGCGTCCGCCCCGGGCGGGGAGCCAGGCGACGAAGCCCGCGAAAGCGGCGAGCCGCGCCGTTGCGGAAGGCGGGAACGGCTCGCCGGCCTGTTGCGCCGCCGCCGCGCACAGCAGCATGGCCTCGGCGGTGAAGGCCGCATAGCTCGGCGTCTGCTCGGCGCCGGTGCCGTCGGCAAGGATCTGCCTGTCGAGCTCGGCGAGCAGCGCCTTGCGGACGGCATCGGTCCTCGCCCCCAGGCTGAGGCCGATGAGGTATCGCCCCGCAAGCTCGGCGACGAGATGGTTGTTGGCCGAGGAGAACAGCGAGGGAAACCGCGCCAGCCAATAGGCGCTCGCGGCCAGGATCTCGCCCGCCTTGCGGCCTGTCGCCGGGTCGAGCCGGTCGCCCGCGAGATCGAGCGCGACGATCAGGCTGGCGGCCCTGAGCGCGACCTCGATGCCCGACGCCCAGCCGACCCCGCGAAACGGCGGGTTCCCGGCGTGCCAGCTCTCGATCGCCGCTTCGATGCTTTCGCGGCAGCGCTCGCAGCCGGTCAGGCGCAACTGGGCGGCGAGCGGCAGCAGGAACTGCAGCCGGTTGATCTCCCAGACATATTTGATGTCGCCGCGGCTATCTCCCGGTCGCAGGTCGATGTCGAAGGTATAGCTCTCGGCGCCGGGCCAGAGCGCGCCCGTCGCCGGGTCGAGGCGCCAGATCCGCGGCGGGAAGAGCCGGCCGGGCTCGCGCGGCGGCCAGCTCTGCCCCAGCGCCGAGAAACGGCCCGCGAGCACGCCCTCCGCGGCCTCGGCGATGGCCTGGCGCTGCGCCGGGGTCGCGGCGGAGACTTTCTCCCGCAGTTCGGGAAGGACGGGGACGAGGTCGGGTGCGGCGTGGCGCCGCCAGCCGTCGTCGCGGTTTCGCGAGGCGATCCTGCGGCGCTGCTCGCGCAGGCGGTGAAGGATTTCGGCGGACCCCATGCCGCGCAGGCGGTTCGCATACCAGCCGATCCTCATGCGCGCTCCCAGGGGCAGTGTCGCTGACGGGTTGCCGCCGAAAGCGTGGGGCGGCAAGCTTTCTTTTCGAAACCGGGGGTTGCCATCCCGACATGGCGGAAAGAGGGACGATGCGCAAAGCCGTCTATGCCGTGGTTTGCGCCGTGGGCCTGATCGGCGCCGCCGTGGCGGAGCCGATTCCCCTGCGGCACGGCGTCGGCGTGCATGGCTGGCTCAACTGGTCGCCCGTCGAGAAGGACGGCTCCTACCGCTGGCCGCCCTATCGCGACGAGCGGGAATGGCTCTCTGACGGCCGGCCGCTCAGCGACTGGCCGACGAGCGACCCCTTCGCCCTGATCCGGTCGCTCGGCTTCGATTTCGTCCGCCTGAGCGTCGATCCGGGGCCGCTGCTCGCCAGCGAAGGCGACCGGCGCCGGCAGGCGCTGGAGCGGCTCGGGGCCGCGGTCGAGCGCATCGCCTCGGCCGGGCTCAAGGTGGTCTTCGATCTGCACGGCGTCGCCCAGGTCCCGGCCTACGGCATGGAGATGATCGCCGGCGGCGCCGACAGCGACGGCGTGCGCCGCTACCGCGCGATGGTGGTGGAGGTCGCCGCGATGCTCTCCCGCATCGGCGCCGGCAAGGTGGCGCTCGAGCCCTATAACGAGCCGGCCTACTACCCCTGCCCGTCGGGCGGGAAAACCGACTGGCAGCGGATCATGAGGGAGACCGTCCGCGACATCCGCAGCGTCAGCCGCGAGCTGACCGTCGTGGTCACGGGGGCCTGTGGCGGCGAGGTCGCCGGGCTCGTCGATCTCACCCCCGATTTCGACGATCCGAACCTCTATTACAGCCTCCATATGTACGAGCCGCACAGCTTCACCCATCAGCGGCCCGAGGGAAGGGGCCTCTTCGCCTCGGGCCTGCCCTGGCCGGCCAGGACCTCGACGCCCGAGGCGGTCGCCCGCGCGCTCGACCAGCGCATGGAAGCCGCGGGCTTGAGCATCGCCCAGCGCAAGCTCGAGACGATGGCGGCGCGCAAGCGGATCGCGCGCTATTTCGCGCAGGATTGGGGGCTGGCCCAGCTCACGGCGCGCCTGCGCCAGGCGGTCGACTGGGCGCAAAGCCACGGCATCCCGTCCCGGCGCCTGTTCATCGGCGAATTCGGCGCGATCCGGATCTCGGCCGATGGCCGCGCCGGCGCGTTCGACGCCGACCGCCTGCGCTACCTTCAGGCCGTGCGGGAAGAGGCCGAGCGCTTCGGCATTCCGTGGGCGATCTGGGAATTCTCCAATCCCTACGGCATGTCGGTGATCGAGCCTGAGGGGCCGGCGGTGCCGGACCGGGCGATGCTGCGGGCGCTGGGCCTGCCATAGCCCCGCGCCCCCGGGCGAGTTGCTTAAGATTTCCGTGGCAAACTGCACGGCAACGGATACGGCAAGGGACAATTCATGTGCGGAATCGCCGGCTGGGTCGGCCGCAAGGTCGAGAACCCGGAACGACGAGCGGCCGAAATGTCGCAGGCAATACGTCACCGGGGTCCCGATGCCGAAGGCATCGCATTCCTTGATTCGAGCGGTGGCGAGGAGCAGGTGGCGCTGGTGCATCGCCGCCTCGCGATCATCGATCTGGCGGCCGATTCGAACCAGCCGATGCAGATCGACAACGGCCGCCTGCGCATCGTCTTCAACGGCGAGATCTACAACTATATCGAGCTGCGCGAGGAGCTCAGCGCCTGCGGCCACCGCTTCCGGACGCAGTCCGACACCGAAGTGCTGCTGAGGGCATACGACCAGTGGCGGCTGGCCATGTTCGACCGGCTGAACGGCATGTTCGCCTTCGCCCTCTGGGACGCCGAGCACGACGAGCTCGTCCTCGCCCGCGATCCCTTCGGCAAGAAGCCGCTTTACCTGGCCCAGGACGACGGGCGGCTCACCTTCGCCTCGGAGATCAATGCGCT comes from the Bosea sp. (in: a-proteobacteria) genome and includes:
- a CDS encoding HlyD family secretion protein, with the translated sequence MDDAARNTESAARREAGPGSAGGGAEIRPFEPKTSPRGGAVAKEGPDAKADIPAPAAPAAKRRPRRDRTRRLLFSLMPIALIAGGYTYVTGGQVMTTDNAYVQADILGISTDVAGVVGEIDVRDNQEVKAGDVLFRLDDRPFRFALERADAQLGVVGNDLEALKASYKGMQGQIEQGHTDIAFYETAFKRQQDLATKSVASQATFDQARHDLDGARLKLAQLESQLSGIAASLNGKPDAPVAEHPRYRDAVAARAEAERQLDHTTVRAPMNGIVTNVPSLQKGQYLEAATSAFSLVSTGHAWIQANPKETELTWVKPGQTARIHVDTYPGVVWTGTVDSISPASAASFSLLPAQNTSGNWVKVVQRIAMRVKIDTPAEGPQLRSGMSVTLEIDTGHARGLPSFVTDILGTSKAGNG
- a CDS encoding DHA2 family efflux MFS transporter permease subunit; the encoded protein is MARAAATAPIVAHRGAITACVILAVIMQALDTTIANVALPYIQGSVSASADQVNWVLTSYIVAAAIMTPPSGFLAARFGRKRVLSVAIIGFVVASILCGAAQSLPQIVGFRLLQGIFGASLVPLSQSILLDIYTLEERGSAMAMFGVSVMVGPVLGPVLGGWLTENLSWRWVFYINLPLGILALAGVSIFVTETKAGTLNRFDWIGFGALSIAIGALQLFLDRGAQLDWFDSPEILIEAAVCAAALYVLLVHTFTAENSFIKPRMFLDRNFNVGLIFIFIIGICYLASLALLTPFLQTLLGYPVVTAGIIMGPRGLGTMACMFMVGRLIGKVDTRFLLGAGFLVSAWAMYDMASWTPDVSQGRIMLTGFVQGGGLGLLFVPLTTVTFVTLPAQYRGDGTGLYNLSRNIGSSVGISLVSYLLTRNLQVNHAEIAAYVTPFNRLLEMPAIRHAWDPTTLAGRAALDEVITRQAMIIAYANDFKLLMILSLAALPFLVLLRTPGRQAAPTGDHAVVME
- a CDS encoding sterol desaturase family protein; this encodes MFSEILNKFITKLYAIDYVTPFLILATALVCAAIVYLRKVKDKSFRDFFDFMFPEEIILHPSARADAMFWVTKKLLMPLLLIPAGATFVAAVGYATNRAISWGFGIEGPLIEGPPGPITLVIFTVTMLLAYDISYYLYHVAQHRYPFLWELHKVHHSAEVMVGITKDRVHPLDDLMNRMWDGVIPGICFGVWSVIALNPVEVVVFGLNVYVLRNILMMDFVRHTHLPISFGPLDKYVLSPHWHQVHHSVDPRHYDKNFGLLLSIWDRFFGTSYVPDPDEKLKFGLVDRDVRDYQSLAGLYILPLRKMWRHIARRFRRRQADGGQAGDAASS
- a CDS encoding GNAT family N-acetyltransferase, coding for MNVRASPGGTAAERLEIVETADGLAALAEPWTRLWRDCGALVFQSHGWISAWWGTIDDPRRSALRIGLVWRGERLVAVLPLAITRRKGLRFLEWAAIAHSDYGDLIRAPDCPEAALDRLWALVCAAGGFDLAFVNRLQPDAAAWRLFDPGKAHPVRLRPNHRQEISSRIAGGWESGAAWLAGHPKKTRQNYRRGIKMLEEAGTVAFRLLGPEEPLDPVLERLSALKRQWLVRNARSSVLFDDGKAALEALVAVLARAGVLRLFVIEVNGTAVAISVNFVERDTLMAWVTSYDPEFARASPGTVLIFDYVQWAIDHGLGGVDLLCGGEAFKDKLATEVVPLRSLIGAGSAKGALALFVDGLRRRFAGFSRRGAEIDC
- a CDS encoding GumC family protein: MSAASERDAVTLDKIGAFLELDFRRLSVWLRAGLRLACLLAVIGAIAAGAYALMAERRYTVTTDILINPANLQVVPNDLYPSANQPDGQVLSTRSKQRILTSGSVLSRVVQALNLAEDPEFVDPGRSGSAESDPKLTALKSLARRVDAEADEKSFVTTLSVSATSVDKALLLSQAIVKAFQEELAETEASGAGRAAAALDKRLDQLRKDVQKAEQKVEAYRRDNDLAASNGQLVSSQKLTPLNNQIMEAQSRVIAAQANLDALVASGAGGTYVSPDVSGALIALRERANSLKQQLDSQAITFGARHPSLLSLKAAYETTNAQLKAEFARLVASARLELDKAKASLNSLNAQMLDLKGSVFSDNDSEVALRELQRDAAAKTAVYENFLARARQITEREQIDTTNVQVISAAVPPLKRAWPPSAVILIGLGAIAGFGLGLFLAIVRGIAGDMRLPPGRP
- a CDS encoding glycosyltransferase; amino-acid sequence: MAKRIVFHIASLGGGGAERVFVLMANELAARGHDVTLFTWNAQGPNAALLSGSVRLIDFGLPVREGGYGKAATLKSTLRSARLLRRLRPDAVYSAPEFANLVMALALMLARSPARFFPSFHAAAALSSGKAGAKLAKLLSRLVAARATTAIAVSQGVAADLAALGFPASGIAVIHNPLPPAAAPSGRGHAWRGALQAMGEGPVVATAGRLVPVKDHRTLLEAFAILRARRPARLVVFGDGPLAGELSAFAADLGIGADVLFPGYVDDPAACYADADLFVLSSTSEGFGNVLIEAMAAGVPVVSTDAPHGPREILADGRFGALVPVGDAKAMAAAMEAMLDRPTPTALLSLRAGDFTAEKIGDRYEALLG
- a CDS encoding heparinase II/III-family protein; amino-acid sequence: MRIGWYANRLRGMGSAEILHRLREQRRRIASRNRDDGWRRHAAPDLVPVLPELREKVSAATPAQRQAIAEAAEGVLAGRFSALGQSWPPREPGRLFPPRIWRLDPATGALWPGAESYTFDIDLRPGDSRGDIKYVWEINRLQFLLPLAAQLRLTGCERCRESIEAAIESWHAGNPPFRGVGWASGIEVALRAASLIVALDLAGDRLDPATGRKAGEILAASAYWLARFPSLFSSANNHLVAELAGRYLIGLSLGARTDAVRKALLAELDRQILADGTGAEQTPSYAAFTAEAMLLCAAAAQQAGEPFPPSATARLAAFAGFVAWLPARGGRFGDDDDGRLLTLGAEDGYVRSVAAAIHGFLRLPGEAPEPGDIRALVFGAPPQPAPAPEGLRSFERGGLSIWRGSMKERAVALTFDHGPLGYLAIAAHGHADALSLTLCIDGDPVLVDPGTWLYGSGGVWRDWFRSTPAHNTLNLDGASQSIASGPFNWSHKADATLVESKPGTHWRLSARHDGYRGRFGVLHQRSLARDGDAIVVTDRLLGRRRTAEIVFQLAADIAASQQGSAVTLSRGGRAIMTIRFPDAAIAMRAGGERPGQGGWVSPRFGVREPATRLAWRGEVGEEGVTIRLVLA
- a CDS encoding cellulase family glycosylhydrolase, with amino-acid sequence MRKAVYAVVCAVGLIGAAVAEPIPLRHGVGVHGWLNWSPVEKDGSYRWPPYRDEREWLSDGRPLSDWPTSDPFALIRSLGFDFVRLSVDPGPLLASEGDRRRQALERLGAAVERIASAGLKVVFDLHGVAQVPAYGMEMIAGGADSDGVRRYRAMVVEVAAMLSRIGAGKVALEPYNEPAYYPCPSGGKTDWQRIMRETVRDIRSVSRELTVVVTGACGGEVAGLVDLTPDFDDPNLYYSLHMYEPHSFTHQRPEGRGLFASGLPWPARTSTPEAVARALDQRMEAAGLSIAQRKLETMAARKRIARYFAQDWGLAQLTARLRQAVDWAQSHGIPSRRLFIGEFGAIRISADGRAGAFDADRLRYLQAVREEAERFGIPWAIWEFSNPYGMSVIEPEGPAVPDRAMLRALGLP